In Desulfosediminicola ganghwensis, a single window of DNA contains:
- a CDS encoding polyprenyl synthetase family protein, whose protein sequence is MNIKTYLSNQKAVVERALEQYMLVADGPFAAHFEAMRYSLFAGGKRLRPILCLAAGQAVSGETDNSENLLPIACALECIHTYSLIHDDLPAMDDDDLRRGKATNHVLYGEAGAILAGDGLLTYAFDLLSNERLGNLDAARRLKIINIIARAAGPEGMVGGQALDIASENTSYPFEVLQTIHRNKTGALITGSIQAGAIASHCSEDELRQLTAYGDNVGLAFQIIDDLLDATATTEELGKTAGSDEERGKATYPAYFGIEKTRSLARQAVDRALESLTGFDNQAEPLRALARYIYTRGN, encoded by the coding sequence GTGAACATCAAGACCTACCTGAGTAACCAGAAAGCTGTAGTTGAGAGAGCCCTCGAGCAATATATGCTTGTGGCTGACGGCCCGTTTGCCGCACACTTTGAGGCAATGCGCTACAGCCTTTTTGCCGGAGGGAAACGGTTACGACCAATTCTTTGCCTGGCGGCAGGACAAGCCGTAAGCGGTGAAACCGACAACAGCGAAAACCTGTTGCCCATTGCCTGCGCCCTTGAATGTATACATACCTACTCGCTGATCCACGATGATCTGCCCGCCATGGATGATGACGATCTGAGACGCGGCAAGGCGACAAATCATGTTCTTTACGGTGAAGCTGGAGCAATACTTGCCGGTGACGGGCTGCTTACCTATGCGTTCGATCTATTGAGCAATGAACGTCTTGGGAATTTAGATGCCGCACGGCGCTTAAAAATTATCAATATCATTGCCAGGGCAGCCGGCCCTGAGGGAATGGTTGGCGGTCAGGCACTCGATATCGCAAGCGAAAACACCAGTTACCCCTTCGAAGTACTGCAAACCATCCATCGCAATAAGACTGGCGCGCTTATCACCGGATCTATCCAGGCTGGCGCGATCGCCTCCCACTGCTCTGAAGATGAATTGCGGCAGCTCACAGCTTATGGAGATAATGTGGGTCTCGCCTTCCAGATTATTGACGATCTGCTCGATGCCACTGCCACCACTGAAGAACTCGGCAAAACCGCCGGCAGTGATGAAGAACGCGGCAAAGCGACATACCCTGCCTACTTTGGCATAGAAAAAACCAGATCCCTTGCCAGACAGGCCGTTGATCGTGCACTCGAATCACTGACCGGGTTTGACAACCAGGCCGAACCGTTACGCGCCCTGGCAAGATATATTTACACACGTGGAAATTGA
- the dxs gene encoding 1-deoxy-D-xylulose-5-phosphate synthase, translating into MLTTLTQDPETLLLPKVDSPKDIRDFSLDELTALAQEIRDTIIQTVSKTGGHLAPSLGVVELTIALHYIFDSPNDKLIWDVGHQSYAHKLLTGRRQQFATLRQYKGMSGFPKFSESEYDAFETGHSSTSISAALGMNVAKSLNGSNKKAIAIIGDGSMTAGMAFEALNHAGHLNKDLIVILNDNEMSISPNVGALSSFLSRKLTGRTMRRVKNHIEERLTAIPNVGENILSILKKSEESFKSFFTPGMLFEAFKFDYIGPILGHDYEELIPALRSARDNYHGPTLIHVLTTKGKGYEPAEKNPGAYHGVGPFSIETGKPHASKGGVNYTKVFGKTICDMAEQDDRITAISAAMVAGTGLSGFAEQFPDRFFDVGIAEQHAVTFAAGMATEGKRPVVAIYSSFLQRAMDQIIHDVCIPNLPVTFAIDRAGVVGDDGPTHHGVFDVSFLRFIPNLVFMAPKDEEELQHMLYTAVNYDGPAAVRYPRGAGEGVEMSDDLKEMEIGRGELLLEGDDVLLLPVGNRVAPAMVAAARLEELGFSVAVINPRFIKPLDNDLICSLAEKTGRIVTIEDSVIAGGFGSSILELLSSKGMHHVQCRLLGYPDNFIEHGPQSTLWKNSHLDSVSILHAALRIMDKDPLKYL; encoded by the coding sequence ATGCTTACCACACTCACACAAGATCCGGAGACACTACTGCTTCCGAAGGTAGATTCCCCGAAAGACATACGCGATTTCTCCCTCGACGAGCTAACCGCTCTGGCACAGGAGATTCGGGATACCATCATCCAGACAGTCTCCAAAACTGGTGGGCATCTTGCACCAAGTCTCGGTGTTGTTGAATTAACAATTGCCCTGCACTACATATTTGACAGTCCAAACGACAAGCTTATCTGGGATGTTGGCCATCAATCCTATGCGCACAAGCTACTCACCGGACGTCGGCAACAGTTTGCCACCCTACGGCAGTATAAAGGTATGAGCGGCTTTCCTAAATTCAGTGAAAGCGAGTACGATGCCTTCGAGACCGGCCACAGTTCCACCTCGATTTCAGCCGCACTCGGCATGAACGTTGCCAAAAGTCTCAATGGCAGCAATAAAAAAGCTATCGCTATTATCGGTGACGGCTCCATGACCGCAGGTATGGCATTTGAAGCATTGAACCATGCCGGTCATCTCAATAAGGACCTGATCGTTATCCTCAATGATAACGAAATGTCCATCTCTCCAAATGTTGGTGCCCTCTCCAGCTTTCTCAGCCGCAAACTCACCGGCCGCACAATGCGCCGGGTAAAAAACCATATTGAAGAACGCCTCACCGCTATCCCCAATGTAGGTGAAAACATTCTCAGCATTCTGAAAAAGAGTGAAGAATCGTTTAAGTCGTTCTTTACTCCCGGTATGCTCTTTGAGGCTTTCAAATTTGATTATATCGGCCCGATCCTCGGCCACGATTATGAAGAGCTAATTCCGGCCCTGCGCAGCGCACGTGACAATTATCACGGTCCAACCCTGATTCACGTCCTTACCACCAAGGGCAAAGGGTACGAACCTGCTGAGAAGAACCCTGGAGCCTATCACGGTGTCGGCCCCTTCAGCATTGAAACAGGTAAACCCCATGCGTCAAAGGGTGGTGTCAACTACACCAAGGTCTTCGGCAAGACCATTTGTGACATGGCCGAACAGGATGACCGAATCACCGCCATCTCTGCTGCCATGGTCGCCGGGACAGGCCTTTCCGGATTTGCCGAACAATTTCCCGATAGGTTCTTCGACGTAGGCATTGCCGAACAGCACGCGGTGACATTTGCAGCCGGGATGGCCACTGAAGGTAAACGCCCTGTGGTCGCGATCTACTCAAGCTTTCTGCAACGGGCCATGGACCAGATCATCCACGATGTGTGTATCCCAAATCTGCCAGTAACCTTCGCCATAGACAGAGCCGGCGTAGTTGGCGATGACGGCCCGACACATCACGGCGTATTCGATGTCTCTTTTCTGCGCTTTATCCCTAATCTGGTTTTTATGGCGCCGAAAGATGAGGAAGAGTTGCAACACATGCTCTATACCGCCGTCAATTACGATGGTCCGGCTGCTGTGCGTTATCCTCGCGGTGCCGGTGAAGGTGTTGAGATGAGCGATGATCTCAAGGAGATGGAAATCGGCCGAGGCGAACTGCTCCTGGAAGGCGATGATGTGCTCCTGCTGCCGGTGGGCAACAGGGTTGCTCCGGCAATGGTTGCCGCGGCACGACTTGAAGAACTCGGATTTTCAGTAGCGGTTATCAACCCTCGCTTTATCAAACCGCTCGACAACGACCTGATCTGCAGCCTGGCTGAAAAAACAGGTAGAATCGTTACTATAGAAGACAGTGTTATTGCCGGCGGCTTTGGTTCGAGTATCCTGGAACTTCTCAGCAGTAAAGGGATGCACCATGTTCAATGCAGATTACTCGGCTACCCGGACAATTTCATAGAGCACGGCCCCCAAAGCACCCTCTGGAAAAATTCTCATCTGGATTCCGTATCAATCCTTCATGCCGCTCTCAGGATTATGGATAAAGATCCACTCAAGTATCTCTAA
- a CDS encoding metallophosphoesterase family protein, translating into MKILIVSDIVNETILEYKDGQPFLAGIDLIISCGDLPPEYLTSLRSRYDVPLFYVLGNHDLRYQTSPPVGCRKIDRRFIEYNGLRILGFSGSRWYNGNQNQYTERQMTGFIRKMWFTLWRKKGFDILVSHASPRYINDAEDRCHRGFHSFRQLINRHQPRYHLHGHIHKLFDNESDRFATLGETEIINCYDYYILEIEPSCATETTDHR; encoded by the coding sequence ATGAAAATCCTTATCGTATCTGACATCGTCAACGAGACAATACTGGAATACAAGGATGGTCAGCCATTTCTGGCCGGCATTGATCTGATTATCAGTTGTGGTGATCTTCCGCCTGAATACCTCACCTCCCTGCGAAGCCGATACGATGTACCGCTCTTTTATGTGCTCGGCAATCATGATCTGAGATATCAGACCTCGCCACCAGTAGGCTGCCGCAAAATTGACCGGAGATTTATAGAATATAACGGACTGCGAATATTAGGTTTTTCAGGTAGCCGCTGGTATAATGGCAACCAGAATCAATATACAGAGAGACAGATGACTGGTTTTATTCGTAAGATGTGGTTTACACTCTGGCGAAAAAAAGGTTTCGATATCCTTGTCAGCCACGCCTCACCGCGCTATATCAATGATGCGGAGGACAGATGCCACAGGGGATTCCATAGCTTCAGGCAGCTTATTAACCGTCACCAGCCCCGATACCATCTACATGGACATATCCACAAGCTTTTCGACAACGAATCTGATCGTTTTGCCACTCTTGGGGAAACTGAGATAATAAATTGCTATGACTACTACATCCTCGAAATCGAGCCCTCTTGCGCGACTGAAACAACTGATCACAGGTAA
- a CDS encoding Lrp/AsnC ligand binding domain-containing protein has translation MTTTSSKSSPLARLKQLITGKGAAPKDQLQNFGERQENEQAYDSVDRGTSLIPLDRIVGSVGRYRDFDSQFNPKRAEVSRERINAISERMRNGRSLPPISLYQIKDDYFILDGHHRVTAAKNLGHTHIKACILELLPSSNTIENRLYIERTEFRDEAGLANTLDLTELGKFSRLKWQIEQHREFLASQSHQEVSYKQAAADWYRTIYQPLATLIAKSGLVKSFPGRTVDDLYLYISLHQWEKGSNRKYGIGIDKLIPKDMEEFRRKMAEHTEQEYPEMRREIIAFILLNVDGQYEQRIFDKLAELDEVREIHSVHGSIDIIIKVVLTRDLLSSDAELLTQFLLSTIRQWKGVLATQTLLPGMAIVKGPRGGNNSL, from the coding sequence ATGACTACTACATCCTCGAAATCGAGCCCTCTTGCGCGACTGAAACAACTGATCACAGGTAAGGGAGCCGCCCCAAAAGACCAACTGCAAAACTTTGGCGAGCGCCAGGAAAATGAGCAGGCTTACGACTCTGTAGACCGTGGCACATCCCTGATCCCGCTCGACAGGATTGTCGGCAGCGTCGGCCGATACCGTGATTTTGACAGCCAGTTTAACCCGAAGAGAGCCGAGGTCTCCCGGGAGCGCATCAATGCCATCTCCGAAAGAATGCGAAACGGTCGTTCCCTGCCGCCAATTTCGCTTTACCAGATCAAGGATGATTACTTTATTCTTGATGGTCACCACCGGGTAACCGCCGCCAAAAATCTGGGCCATACCCATATCAAGGCCTGTATTCTTGAGCTACTGCCATCCTCGAATACTATTGAAAACAGGCTCTACATCGAGCGTACCGAATTCAGGGATGAAGCTGGGCTCGCCAATACACTTGACCTTACTGAACTCGGCAAATTCTCCCGCCTGAAATGGCAGATAGAACAACACAGAGAATTTCTCGCCAGCCAGAGTCATCAGGAGGTCAGCTACAAGCAGGCGGCCGCTGACTGGTACCGCACCATTTATCAACCACTGGCCACGCTTATTGCCAAAAGCGGTCTGGTGAAGTCCTTTCCAGGTCGAACTGTCGATGACCTCTATCTCTATATTTCCTTGCATCAATGGGAGAAAGGCAGTAACAGGAAATACGGTATCGGTATCGATAAACTTATCCCCAAGGACATGGAAGAATTTCGCAGAAAAATGGCAGAACATACCGAACAGGAATACCCGGAGATGCGACGGGAAATCATCGCCTTTATCCTGCTGAACGTGGATGGTCAATACGAGCAGCGAATATTCGACAAGCTGGCGGAGCTGGATGAAGTGCGGGAGATCCACTCTGTACACGGGTCAATCGATATCATCATCAAGGTCGTGCTGACCCGTGACCTGCTCTCATCAGATGCGGAACTGCTTACCCAGTTTCTGCTCTCGACCATCAGGCAGTGGAAAGGCGTACTCGCCACCCAGACATTACTGCCCGGGATGGCGATCGTCAAAGGACCACGGGGGGGAAACAACTCACTGTAG
- a CDS encoding NAD-dependent epimerase has translation MQKVMVTGAAGFIGAHLCKKLQDNGVEVYGLDNVNDYYDPQLKRDRMAALAEGESFTHLDMDISDRPAMEKLFQEHSFDAVVNLAAQVGVRYSLINPHSYVDSNLVGFVNLLEGCRHSGVKHFVYASSSSVYGANTKMPFSVHDNVDHPVSLYAASKKANELMAHTYSHLFGLPTTGLRFFTVYGPWGRPDMALFLFTKAILAGEPINVFNNGNMERDFTYIDDIVEGVFRVIFKTAEPNFDWRGDAPDPGSSYCPWRVYNIGNNSKEKLLRYIEVLENCLGRKADKNFLPMQPGDVPATYANVDDLVRDMDYTPGTTLEYGVAKFVDWYKGYFKIG, from the coding sequence ATGCAAAAGGTAATGGTTACCGGTGCAGCCGGTTTTATTGGCGCGCATCTTTGTAAAAAGCTGCAGGACAACGGGGTTGAGGTTTATGGTCTCGATAATGTGAATGATTACTACGATCCGCAGTTAAAGCGCGACCGTATGGCCGCACTGGCTGAGGGTGAGAGCTTCACCCATCTTGATATGGATATATCAGACCGGCCTGCCATGGAGAAACTGTTTCAGGAGCATTCATTTGATGCGGTGGTCAACCTGGCAGCCCAGGTCGGAGTTCGATATTCGCTCATCAATCCCCATTCGTATGTGGATTCAAACCTGGTCGGTTTCGTTAACCTGCTTGAAGGTTGCCGCCACTCGGGTGTAAAGCATTTTGTGTATGCCTCCTCCAGTTCGGTGTATGGAGCGAACACCAAAATGCCGTTTTCGGTCCATGATAATGTCGATCATCCTGTATCCCTCTATGCGGCTTCCAAGAAAGCCAACGAGCTGATGGCACATACTTATAGCCATCTCTTCGGGCTACCAACTACCGGCCTTCGTTTTTTCACAGTGTATGGACCATGGGGACGCCCCGATATGGCCCTCTTCCTTTTTACCAAGGCTATTCTTGCCGGCGAGCCGATCAACGTCTTCAATAACGGCAATATGGAAAGGGATTTTACTTATATAGACGATATCGTAGAAGGTGTCTTCCGGGTAATTTTCAAGACTGCTGAACCGAATTTTGATTGGCGTGGAGACGCACCTGATCCAGGAAGTTCATATTGCCCATGGCGAGTCTACAACATCGGAAACAACAGTAAGGAAAAGTTACTTCGTTATATCGAGGTACTGGAGAATTGTCTGGGCAGAAAAGCGGATAAGAACTTCCTTCCCATGCAGCCGGGGGATGTGCCGGCCACCTATGCCAATGTGGATGATCTGGTGCGGGACATGGACTACACTCCGGGTACCACGCTTGAGTACGGTGTGGCCAAGTTTGTTGACTGGTACAAGGGATATTTCAAGATAGGCTAA
- a CDS encoding class II fructose-bisphosphate aldolase, with amino-acid sequence MSLSEEYKKVLSIGRPPNITRLFPNSQALIVSGKVIDRAMLAKGKAMTIAANGRSHIVIRGALQAAQRADAAIIIEIAKSESTYCPVNFYNIARQVDALCNELDVTVPVAIHADHYGIKNDADMAYAKMEIPSMFDAGITSIAVDASHMADDLNLLANIELNSLIPSWAGLETEVGEIKGEQGLSTIADASFLIKGLNAYGIAADWIALNNGTTHGLEASGQGIQVGLTAEIHKALEPYGVSGAQHGTSGNSSEKLRAIAGQTHTTKANVATALQMVSWGLEVNDDGNAILDGNGNFKKISTEGVSDVLWQEMVAYADSQGWKGGNYKKLNLPFEIRIMAQEKPVRDRMAKRVEEFVYQMLTGVFNAEGTATIAKDLLLEEGSYDLGPKAEIIEELSEWSREKIIERASTLDVDKGPEGDFDD; translated from the coding sequence ATGAGTCTCTCGGAAGAATATAAGAAAGTGTTGAGTATAGGCAGGCCACCGAACATTACCAGGTTATTTCCGAATTCCCAGGCCTTGATCGTCAGTGGTAAAGTAATCGATCGGGCTATGCTCGCCAAGGGTAAGGCCATGACCATTGCGGCCAATGGCAGAAGCCATATTGTCATTCGCGGTGCACTTCAGGCCGCACAGCGTGCTGATGCGGCGATAATCATTGAAATCGCCAAATCCGAAAGTACCTACTGCCCGGTGAACTTTTACAATATCGCCAGACAGGTTGATGCACTCTGCAACGAGCTTGATGTGACGGTGCCGGTAGCGATTCACGCCGATCATTACGGGATCAAGAATGATGCGGATATGGCGTACGCCAAAATGGAGATTCCGTCAATGTTCGATGCCGGAATAACTTCCATTGCCGTAGACGCCTCTCATATGGCCGATGATCTGAATCTGTTGGCCAATATTGAATTGAACAGTCTGATCCCTTCCTGGGCCGGGCTTGAAACCGAGGTCGGAGAGATCAAGGGAGAGCAGGGCCTTTCCACTATTGCTGACGCATCGTTTCTCATCAAGGGTCTGAACGCCTATGGAATAGCAGCCGACTGGATTGCCTTGAACAACGGTACTACCCACGGCCTGGAAGCGAGCGGGCAGGGGATTCAGGTTGGCCTCACTGCGGAGATCCACAAGGCCTTGGAACCATACGGTGTTTCCGGTGCTCAGCATGGTACCAGTGGTAACAGTTCAGAAAAATTACGGGCCATTGCCGGGCAGACCCACACCACTAAGGCCAATGTCGCGACAGCGCTGCAGATGGTCAGTTGGGGACTTGAAGTGAACGATGATGGTAATGCCATTCTCGACGGTAACGGTAACTTCAAGAAAATTTCAACTGAAGGTGTATCGGATGTGCTTTGGCAGGAAATGGTGGCATATGCCGATTCACAGGGTTGGAAGGGCGGGAATTACAAGAAGTTGAACCTGCCATTTGAAATACGCATTATGGCCCAGGAGAAACCTGTCCGAGATCGTATGGCCAAGCGGGTAGAGGAGTTCGTCTACCAGATGCTGACAGGGGTATTTAATGCTGAAGGTACCGCAACCATCGCAAAAGATCTGCTGCTTGAAGAAGGCAGCTATGATCTTGGCCCGAAAGCGGAAATTATAGAGGAACTCTCCGAGTGGAGCAGGGAAAAGATCATAGAGAGAGCCAGCACTCTCGATGTCGACAAAGGCCCGGAAGGAGATTTTGACGACTAG
- a CDS encoding GIY-YIG nuclease family protein has protein sequence MCEWFVYILKCSDDSLYTGVTTDLERRTKEHNSPSGGARYTRSRRPVELVYSERCNNRSMACGREYRIKQLTRAQKQLLIAQPPTASLP, from the coding sequence ATGTGCGAATGGTTTGTATACATCCTCAAATGCTCCGACGATAGTCTCTACACAGGAGTCACCACCGATCTTGAGCGAAGAACAAAGGAACACAACTCACCATCAGGCGGTGCCCGGTATACCAGATCACGCAGGCCTGTTGAACTGGTATACTCTGAAAGGTGCAATAATCGCAGCATGGCCTGCGGCAGAGAATACCGCATAAAACAGCTTACTCGCGCTCAAAAGCAATTACTTATTGCCCAGCCCCCAACTGCATCCCTCCCCTGA
- a CDS encoding sigma-54-dependent transcriptional regulator, with the protein MFQILVIDDERSMRDFLKILLTKEGHQVVTTANGEKGLEYLQDNRCDLVITDIRMPGMSGLELLEAVKEETPDLPVIMITAFASPNDAVQAMKYGAFDYISKPFNVDEIKSVIASAIKQSGGETSESTSDSFPGIIGQSREMVKIFDMIKRVAPTPANVLIYGESGTGKELVAQAIHRLSKVANNHFIPITCSAIPEELMESELFGHVKGSFTGAINDKLGLFEVANNGTAFLDEIGELSPIIQTKLLRVLQEREIKPVGGNIFQKINVRIIAATNRVLEDEISAGRFREDLFYRLAVVPIRVPPLRERKSDVPLLVQHFLEKYSNLLDKEVHEISSYAMQVLMNYDFPGNVRELENIIERGVALESSNIILPENLTLPGAKVAPPSGNVEDTGNGTLRAITSEEELYHLGLEKVLANMEKLFISHALDKTNHSKMRAADLLKISFRSFRYKVKKYDIQ; encoded by the coding sequence ATGTTTCAAATTCTTGTCATTGATGACGAACGGAGCATGCGGGATTTTCTTAAAATCCTGCTTACAAAAGAAGGCCACCAGGTAGTTACCACTGCCAATGGCGAAAAAGGACTGGAATATTTACAGGACAATCGATGCGATCTGGTGATTACCGACATTCGCATGCCAGGCATGAGTGGGCTGGAACTCCTGGAGGCTGTGAAAGAGGAGACGCCTGATTTACCCGTAATCATGATCACCGCCTTTGCCTCACCCAATGATGCGGTCCAGGCCATGAAGTACGGAGCCTTCGATTATATTAGCAAACCGTTCAACGTCGATGAGATAAAATCAGTCATCGCCTCGGCTATCAAGCAGAGTGGTGGAGAAACGAGCGAAAGCACGAGTGACTCTTTTCCCGGCATAATTGGCCAAAGTCGGGAAATGGTGAAAATCTTCGACATGATAAAGAGAGTTGCTCCCACTCCTGCCAATGTGCTCATCTACGGTGAATCCGGAACGGGTAAAGAGCTTGTCGCTCAGGCAATTCATCGGCTCAGCAAAGTCGCAAACAATCATTTTATACCGATCACCTGCAGCGCTATTCCCGAAGAGTTGATGGAAAGCGAACTTTTCGGCCACGTCAAAGGTTCCTTTACCGGTGCCATCAATGATAAACTCGGTCTTTTCGAGGTTGCGAATAATGGCACTGCCTTTCTCGACGAGATCGGTGAACTTAGCCCGATCATCCAGACCAAATTACTTCGCGTGCTGCAGGAAAGGGAGATCAAACCTGTTGGCGGTAACATCTTCCAGAAAATCAATGTACGGATCATAGCCGCCACCAACAGGGTGCTCGAAGACGAAATCAGCGCAGGCAGATTCCGCGAAGATCTTTTCTATCGACTGGCAGTCGTGCCGATCAGGGTTCCTCCCCTCAGGGAAAGAAAAAGCGATGTACCTTTGCTTGTTCAGCACTTTCTGGAAAAATACTCAAATCTCCTTGACAAGGAAGTTCATGAAATTTCCAGTTATGCCATGCAGGTACTGATGAATTATGATTTCCCTGGCAATGTCAGAGAGCTGGAAAACATCATCGAACGTGGTGTAGCTCTCGAAAGCTCAAATATAATCCTGCCAGAGAACCTCACCCTGCCCGGAGCAAAGGTGGCACCACCCTCTGGAAATGTGGAGGATACCGGTAACGGGACATTACGCGCAATCACCAGCGAGGAAGAACTCTACCATCTTGGTCTTGAAAAGGTTTTGGCAAATATGGAGAAACTCTTTATTTCCCATGCACTCGATAAAACCAATCACTCCAAGATGCGAGCCGCCGATCTGTTAAAAATCAGCTTTCGCTCGTTTCGCTATAAAGTAAAGAAGTACGACATACAATAA
- a CDS encoding two-component system sensor histidine kinase NtrB — translation MTFKDIFQLSRQSDTVDQILRSQLLWMLLLRVVLYTMLSGLSIYFGSTNLDIILMPSEFLLLLLLAVYLTTIFSAYYLVAAQTHLARFGFVQNLLDTLFATLLIYYTGISHSIFSSIYFFPIIAGGLVLPRKGGMIAAASSTLLYGLILTFEVYGYYPSYLLRLGFIGETDAMVNLNHFSIHGLTFFLAAILSALFSRRIRKTEDALSTSLRNYEQLAVLYKQIFDNIATGIITIDGANFITSANKATSDITGYPVTALVGNRLTRYFPTLALSSPRLRQSTDFTTNDNERIRLGYSYVELTTTKENGVARSDNHKIITLRDISEIEQLERQMRQAEKLAAIGMMSAGIAHDFRNPLTAISGSAQILADEFCREGSENQSNYELANIILRESSRLIDTIGDFLKFSRPEELTREWFSLKGCLDEVMQVCHADPTWPLSARIEVLFDETVDIWADRKQMFTVLNHLIQNARSFCPPGRELIEVSAFETQDQQGAEIILVEISDNGSGVPRENIEKIFDPFFTSRADGTGLGLAIVMQVMQDHNGSIRVADNVYGGAKFLLSLPVPA, via the coding sequence ATGACGTTTAAAGACATTTTTCAGCTTTCCAGGCAAAGCGACACCGTAGACCAGATACTCCGCTCCCAGCTCTTATGGATGCTACTGCTCAGAGTTGTGCTCTACACAATGTTGAGTGGTCTATCTATCTACTTCGGCAGCACAAATCTCGACATTATCCTGATGCCGTCTGAATTTCTGCTGCTGTTACTTTTAGCTGTCTACCTGACTACTATTTTTTCTGCCTATTACCTGGTAGCTGCTCAAACCCATCTAGCCCGGTTCGGTTTTGTCCAGAACTTGCTGGATACCCTGTTTGCTACCCTGCTGATATACTATACCGGTATCTCACACTCCATATTCTCTTCCATCTACTTCTTCCCGATTATTGCCGGCGGCCTTGTTCTCCCGCGTAAAGGCGGGATGATCGCCGCTGCTTCATCAACGCTGCTCTACGGGCTTATTCTTACCTTTGAAGTCTACGGCTATTACCCGAGCTATCTGTTGCGTCTTGGTTTTATCGGTGAAACAGATGCCATGGTCAACCTCAACCACTTTTCTATTCATGGGCTCACCTTTTTTCTTGCCGCAATTCTGAGCGCTCTGTTTAGTAGGCGTATCCGTAAAACAGAAGATGCGCTCTCTACATCACTGCGAAACTACGAACAGCTTGCTGTTCTTTACAAACAAATCTTCGATAACATTGCCACAGGCATCATAACCATTGACGGTGCCAACTTTATAACTTCCGCCAATAAAGCAACCAGTGACATCACAGGTTATCCTGTTACTGCACTGGTAGGAAACAGATTGACCCGATACTTCCCCACTCTTGCGCTCTCTTCTCCGCGCCTCAGACAATCCACCGACTTTACGACCAATGACAACGAGCGGATACGCCTTGGCTATTCCTATGTCGAGTTGACCACCACCAAAGAAAACGGCGTGGCCCGCTCCGACAATCACAAGATTATTACTCTTCGGGATATCAGTGAAATCGAGCAACTCGAACGGCAGATGCGCCAAGCCGAAAAACTCGCCGCCATCGGTATGATGAGCGCCGGCATCGCCCATGATTTCCGCAATCCACTTACTGCCATTTCCGGCTCTGCCCAGATCCTTGCCGACGAGTTCTGCAGGGAGGGGAGTGAAAACCAGTCCAACTATGAGCTGGCTAATATAATTCTTCGCGAGTCCAGCCGGCTGATCGATACAATTGGCGACTTCCTCAAGTTCTCCCGCCCCGAGGAGTTGACCAGGGAATGGTTTTCACTCAAGGGTTGTCTTGATGAAGTGATGCAGGTGTGCCATGCAGACCCCACCTGGCCGCTATCTGCCAGAATTGAAGTGCTGTTTGACGAGACCGTGGATATCTGGGCTGACCGGAAGCAGATGTTTACCGTGCTCAATCACCTGATTCAAAACGCCAGGTCGTTCTGCCCGCCGGGCAGGGAACTCATTGAAGTCAGCGCCTTTGAAACGCAGGATCAGCAGGGAGCAGAAATCATTCTGGTGGAAATCAGTGATAACGGCAGCGGTGTTCCCAGGGAAAACATTGAGAAGATCTTTGATCCTTTTTTCACCTCCAGGGCTGACGGCACCGGCCTGGGCCTTGCCATCGTCATGCAGGTAATGCAGGACCACAACGGGTCTATCAGAGTAGCCGATAATGTTTACGGCGGCGCCAAGTTCCTGCTGTCCCTGCCGGTACCTGCCTGA